The following nucleotide sequence is from Echeneis naucrates chromosome 5, fEcheNa1.1, whole genome shotgun sequence.
ATTCAAAAGCCTGGCAGTTGAACAACAAATTCAAGGCACCAGTTGGAGCAAGAAATTTCAAATAGGGTTTCAGTTTTTGTATGGAAAAAGTTAATATAGAGGGTCTAACATGGCCAGTTACTGTGGATAGCTGAGCCATGTGTGTAACCCTATGCCAGTTGATTGATGAATATTTGAATCTAACAggtgaatgtgttttattacaGTCGATCCACCTGTGTGTCAGAGTGCACTCCTGAAGAGGAAAAGCAGCGGCAGGATGATGGAACTCTCCGAGCTCCATCTCCTCTCATCCATGGGCGAATCTCCAGTGATGAAAGTGAGGCAGAGGGGTCAGAGGAGCCACTAGagttctcctcctcagctgcacaTCCCAGACCACTCGCAGTGAGCAGTTTATATTTGGGTTTAATTCCTACTAAAACAAGTTATTCAAAGCTATAGGGGTGGGGTTCGAGCTGCCTTTTCTATGGGCCACAAAATCTTCAAATCTGACTTATTTACATGGCTAGCCATTCTACATCCTTATCAAGGGGAGAAAATGCTTAAAACAAGAGCACACCCATGAATTTACTTTTATGATGCGACATGATGTAAAATTaccctctctgctgtctgagctttttgcttttggcacattttttttcatgattcaTCTCCAAAGTATGCTTTTAGAAATATACTAACAACAGTGTTGGGAGTAATGAGTTACAAAAGTAATTCATTACTGTAATGCATTGCTTTTTGCTGTAACGCGGTAAAGTAAGGCGTGTTACAATGCATTTTAACCCGGATTGTAGTggtaggttttttttccctataCAAAATCGCCAAAATCACCGTGTGATCAGCAAAGGAGAAAATTCCACGCACTATGTTTCACTTCCCTTCTTATCTTCTATACAGAACAGAAGAGGTGAGTGCAGCAGATGCAACTTTGGACAGTACGTTCATGAGAATATGCCCATCAATTTCAGTTCTTCAGAAATGAGGACATAAAGGAATATCGTCATTAAATGCACTTTGTGTGCGAAACCTAAAGATCTGTCCACTTCCCAAAATAGCATGAGTAATTTTAAATAAGTGTCTATTATTTTATCACATTATACAGTTTTTAGCCTTAAGTCTAGCTAGCTCATACCACATCAACCTCCACTGGATGTGTAATGAGCTAACTGAGCATAATGAGCTGCATTTAGAGTGACAAATCCATATTTCCGGTTAGTTTTTTGAGAGTAACATAAGTAGTgcaattacatttcaaatacagtAATATTATAATGTAGTGAATTACTTtgaaatgacattaaaaagtaataaataatgcattacAGTTTTGaagtaacttgcccaacactgACTAACTACTCCTCTGTGTTTGCCGCAGAGGGTCATGTGAGCTGAGGTTTTTTTGTGGCTTGAAGAAAAGCTCCAGTATGCATGCAGACTTAATTACATTATGATAGATTACATGTTCTTCTCtccttaaacaaaaaaaactttgcttTTCACTAATGAGACTAGATTTGTGAACGATTTGTCCGTCACTTAGTTCTGTCTATAACCAAAGTTATTTTAACAATCCTGACAATGAAGAGAAAatctatgtttttgtttccttgtttcctgAGCAACTATCCCCTATTACAGAGTCTTTTTTGAGTCACACGTATAGAATTAGCTGAAGTTGAGCTGATTCTGAGTATATGTAGACATGGAACCTGTTACAGATTTAtaacaagtcttttttttttttttcctctctagtTGTGTACGTTTGGCAGCCACGTGCTAGGTCATGGCATCTACACATTTGACAGGAGACTTCACCACCTTAGGTCGGCTCTCAGCAGTATGCTGGAACAGCACATTAGTGCCCATCTTTGGAAGTAAGAAATCTGAGCTCACATTCTTGCCTTTTTGGTTTTGAACTGCCTGGTACAAATCGCTGTTTTTGTAAGGAACCAAACCACTCTCAGTAATTTATAGGAGAAAAGTTAAATTGGTATGGGTCATATCACTTAAGGGTcattgcaaaacattttttcattttataagtATCAATTTTGGCTGTATAGTAAATGGAACTTCCAATACAGCCAAATACAATTTCCAAATTGTAGTAgttgtcattttgtgttgtttttagagATGACATGGTATAAATATTCATGATCACAACTATCAAGTCATTACTGTGTTAAGAACTGTGTAGTCGTAAAGGAATATAAAAACATCTGGAACCAAAAGGATTGTTGGGTGCGACTTCACATTGTGTGCGTTGGTAACATTAGCAGATAAATTTGAGTGTAAGAAACTGTTAAGTCACTAACAGATCAAGCAGTTGCCgttttttttccacccaaaaaaaacagcacttaATAGTCTGATGCTGGCAGGAAGATGGACACTGATATCCCTGAAGATCTGCTTCTATGTTTTTCACGTCTGTGATGTTATATTAAAACTTTAGACAAGAAGGTGAAGAGTGTCCAATATGCAaccttttcagctttttttttttttttaataaaagcagTGAGTAATTATGTCAACtttacaaaaacatgaaaaaaggtGCAAGTACAGATAGGATACTTCTGACCCCCAATCAACCACTTTAGGCCCAGCTATACCACCAAAGCtatcaaagagaaaaataaacacaataatacTGAGAAAGGAGCTGATAAATTTTAGAAACTTTAATATAGCAGTTCAAATTCTTACATATTGGATTCCCTAAACGTCCACCAAGAACATTCCACAATAATTATCAATTTTTCATGTTATCTTAGTATAGATAAACAAGACCTTACAATTAAATGATTGTGTTCAACAAGGTAAGGTGATAACTGAAAATAAGGATCCGTAGGTaaaatttttcttcttgtcttgtGATATTGTGAACTTCAGTCAAAGTGAGTGGTGGAACAGAAGCTGTGTTTGAAGCTCAGactattttaaatgtttcagtttacaccagtgaagttcCCTGTTAATGAAGCAGTAAGAAATTCTTATCATACAGATCATGTTTGGCATCAGGTAGTTTGAACAGAATGTATCTCTTAACTGatgtattgattttattttctcttaatTCAGGAAAATACCTCAAGTCACAGACCTCCAAGCGCAACTTCCCTTGGCTAAGACCATCACCTCTTCGTCCCCCTCCTCTCTAGGCAccacattttcctcttcattacATTCTAAGGCCCGAACAGGAAGTCATATCAGCTCCTCCCTCAAAACTGcgtcttcatgttcctcttcatCCAGTCGTGGTCCAGGGCGACCCCAGACATCTGTACAATCAGAAAACTCTGGGGGCGGTGCTAGCAGCATTGGCAGTGGTCATTTGGCGTCTCTTGGTAAGCCTGTGGCAATTCGTCGGGTGGGTTCTGGTCGACTCAAGAACCCAGTAGGGCGTCCCAGCAAGCAGATGTTGAAGTTGCGtgaggaggctgctgctgcagcggccCTCCGTAAACGCAAAGCCCCATCACAAGAAGGGGAGCATTCTGGCCCTGACAGGAACTGCATCATCCTCCAGGACCGGGGCCGGCCACCTTCtgccacctcttcctcctcctcatcttcctcttctaaAACCCCCATTCCCTCACCTCTTCCTCACGGACAGACTAATGGCACCCTTTCCCCAAGCAGCAAACCTCGGCCCCAGCCCTCCCCCTCAGAATCCCATTCACCAGCCGCTAAGGCAGTCTGGACTTACAAACGGACACACCCCCCTTTGGGCCATACATCACCAGATCTCTCCTCCACCACTAACAACTCCCACAGCCGGGCTGGAGTGGGGGACTCAGGACTGCACGGGCAGGGACGTGGGAGGAGCTTTGAGCACCAAGGTTTGGTGAAGAAACGCAAAGGAGGAAGCATGGAGGAGCACTCGCCCTCCTCCAAAACCTCAGCACACCGTctaccctcctcctcctcttccagctcTGCCACGACTTCCTCTCCTCGCTCAAACTTCTACCCCTGGAAGGACAATAAAGGCGGAGGGCTGGCCGGGGGTGTGGAAAAGAAACTTGGCACACAGAAGGTAAGTTCAGATGACAAGCAAGCAGCAACCTGAGCTGCAcatgaggtgacaggaaaaatGGTTTTACCTTTGTTCATAagtggttggggggggggttgtgatCAGAGATGATGTAACAGCCTTGTGGAGGCAGACAGTGATAACACTGATATGTCAACAGACAGCAGGACCAGTTCTGTAAACGCTAATGTCTCTGGCTGACTGAGTCATAATGTTCCAACATTGCTTGTTGCCGCTGCTTCTGAACAAGCAGTGCTGCTCCTTTCTTATTAGATTTTCTCAAACATCTTCTGGAAAAATTTGGATGTAGTGAGATGTCGATCAAACCTCTGCCTTACCTTCTCACAGCACTGCAGGTAAACCCATTTAAATAAGTGATAGACTCCCTCTGTTGCCATGCACACTAGTCAAATACTGTgtatgagagcaggagagataCAGTGAGAAAGAGCGAAAAGCTGCTGATACTAGTCAGGACAGGTCCAGTCCTGTTCTGATTCTAACTTGTGCATTTTGTACTTGTCTATTTTTGTACAGGTTTCATctaatttcaaatgtttttgtccCACAGCCAAAACTGCACCATTAAGTGTGCCTGCCTTACAAGCCACTATGAGGGAGCCAGCTCTGCAGCCTCTGAGGCAACAGGACTCAaatgtgtgcgtgcgcgtgtgtgtctgtcttttgtctATCGAGCATATGTCAAAATGTGAGGCTGTCAGGTTGTTTGTATGTGATGATGTGGTGCAGTCTGGATGTTGGATGATCTGTTGGTGTGAATCACTGCTGCGTGTgtgattctgtgtgtttgctgttgtctggATGAATGTCTGAGGGAGAAATGGGAGTGGGTGGGTGGGATAAAATTAAGAGTATGGATTTAGAAATACCTCAAGACCATCCGGTTATGCTGCTAAATGAAATATGTTGGTTTataaaaatggattaaaaatgTCCTTTACACTTGGTTTCtggaatttatttttgcagctaGGTGTGCATGTCCTCAAGGATgtatttctaatattttgttATAATTACGCTACCATTAGCTACTGTTGACCAGTAAGTAAAATTTTCACATGATTAATCATTGCCATATGCACTCACAATGACATGTCACAATTGCAGTATTTGAATAATACCAATGATTTCATCAGTAAAATGTACTATTGTATAGAAGAACAGTCTTCTGTTCAAAGAACACTTGTAAATGTGACAGGTTAACTGACGAGATCTGCCTGGGTCATACCAAATATACAtatgttaaacattttaaatgttaatgctGATACAGCGTTtgtgtttctattatttttttttttttcaatacaagAGCCACTCCAGGGCAGACTGGATGCCTTAATGACAGAAAGCATGTAGGTTAGCATAACAAACTAATTTCAGTTGTAGAAAGGAGGTCATAAACGAAGCATTCCATTTCAGGAGACATCCGCTGGGCAGTATGGGAATTAAGCCTTTCTTCCACACTGGTAAATATTGGTGCTGATGCCAATGTTGGCTGTCCAAGAGAAAAAGGTGCATTCAGGCTTGATGAAGTGTTTTTTGACAGTATGACATTAGGGTTCTGATCCATATTATCATTTGACTTATTTTACATCTTGCAGACACACCATCATGCTCTCAGATAGTAATGTCCTGAGGAtcatttttgttaaattcaCCAAAAAGTCACAAGTGTGACCACTCAAACAGGTGCATACACATGAAACCTTATTACTCACTGATCACATCAGATGCTTACATTTTGCGTACTGTTTGGTTTCTGTAGAAATTGGTTAATTGCGAAAAACTTTGAGTACACTGACCGTCTGGAGTATTAAGAAGGGCCTGATTGTTGAGGGTGACAAAAACAGCGCTCTGCAGTTTTGACCATATTTATTAAAAGATcgatgaatgaaaatgatttatcaAATGACGCAGATGGTGACAGGAACAATACAGAACTCTACAGACTACCAGCTATGATCACTCGTGTAtggtaaacaaagaaaatgtgtctgtCATGGGCCTTTTTAAGCCTAATTATGTTCATATCTAATTTGGCTGGATTGGAGTAATTTTACCTACTTTCTGGACTTCACTCCTATTTGGATTAAAATGCGGCCAGACTTCTGAGATGGACACTGAAATCAATGATCCGCCGGATGCACTGTCTCAGCTTTGCGCTTCTCTGCTGTTGAGCTGCGACGACAGCAGAGAAGCGGAAGTGAACCATCTCACTCCAATGGCGCTCTTTGGCGATTATGGACGAAACCAAACCCGGAAGTGGAGTCAAAAGACAAGCAGTCCCCAGAGGCAGCTGGAGCCCCACGCCGCTGCTGTGGTCAGGTCTGTTCCGTCAATGGGCCCCGGTGTTGGAGCTTTATGGAGCCGGACAGAGAACCGGTGGGATCACAGTAGGAGCCCGAGTCGCGGTTGTATCGCCTGGTGGTgatatttctgtctctgttcctcAGCTGTTTACTCCGTAGCTGGCACGGATTTAGCTCAGGGGGATTACATGTTTCCTTTAATTTGTTCCGTCAAATCTGCGGAAACTGGACGAGGTCTTGGAGTGGATCGGTGCGGACCTGTCTGAAGAATCTGACCCcggtctttgttttcttttcagtgtgaCGTTATCCCAGTCTAACATTACACTCATATACAATATGAAATGCTTAACCTGGAGCTGATCTGAAAACCTCATGCCGGAAGTTCTGCGTGCTGTCATCGGGATCAGCCTGAATCAGGTCTGGTCGGTTCCCGGTCCGCCCTCCCCTGTGGACTCTCAGTGAATCAGCTGATCCCCTTTCGATCTTGGACTTCTCCCACTTCGTAACTACTTGAAAATGCAGCTCATACGGTGTGTCGGCGGCGCAGGAGTCGCTTCTCTCTATCTCAGAGCGCTTCCCACACTCTCTGCAGGCGGCAGGTAGGCGCCAGGAGGGCCACCAG
It contains:
- the atxn7l2a gene encoding ataxin-7-like protein 2a isoform X2 — translated: MSIFGLYPGHDDFYLVVCSHCGQVVKPQAFEKHCERRHGPLAKLYARLRSPTPAPQPQQRPHHGHSPSHGTNSASTSSWEGRGQGVGQLRVTPPSPSTPPQYRHSKNSKDGTRHSPLEKSSSYSSHTESSVFKQPPPLEPQMSSPPPSLRDPPWPHGSTQTARPSLSDRSPTQSQRKDSSLASAVPGHRIPRPYNKVASKRECDLDKHCGVLDPDRKKVCTRLLTCNIHSIHQRRKVVGRSKNFDQLVVELKTKVREKGTPLLEGGSSSGRSPSPEPPREQAGTPHCRRPLASLPAFSRSTCVSECTPEEEKQRQDDGTLRAPSPLIHGRISSDESEAEGSEEPLEFSSSAAHPRPLALCTFGSHVLGHGIYTFDRRLHHLRSALSSMLEQHISAHLWKKIPQVTDLQAQLPLAKTITSSSPSSLGTTFSSSLHSKARTGSHISSSLKTASSCSSSSSRGPGRPQTSVQSENSGGGASSIGSGHLASLGKPVAIRRVGSGRLKNPVGRPSKQMLKLREEAAAAAALRKRKAPSQEGEHSGPDRNCIILQDRGRPPSATSSSSSSSSSKTPIPSPLPHGQTNGTLSPSSKPRPQPSPSESHSPAAKAVWTYKRTHPPLGHTSPDLSSTTNNSHSRAGVGDSGLHGQGRGRSFEHQGLVKKRKGGSMEEHSPSSKTSAHRLPSSSSSSSATTSSPRSNFYPWKDNKGGGLAGGVEKKLGTQKIFSNIFWKNLDVVRCRSNLCLTFSQHCSQNCTIKCACLTSHYEGASSAASEATGLKCVRARVCLSFVYRAYVKM
- the atxn7l2a gene encoding ataxin-7-like protein 2a isoform X1; amino-acid sequence: MMASRERAVKVMAALDRRVPSLDDFVGQSWTAWAEWAGVTAADGPDEEDCSKNGKKAAEAMSLSKEDMSIFGLYPGHDDFYLVVCSHCGQVVKPQAFEKHCERRHGPLAKLYARLRSPTPAPQPQQRPHHGHSPSHGTNSASTSSWEGRGQGVGQLRVTPPSPSTPPQYRHSKNSKDGTRHSPLEKSSSYSSHTESSVFKQPPPLEPQMSSPPPSLRDPPWPHGSTQTARPSLSDRSPTQSQRKDSSLASAVPGHRIPRPYNKVASKRECDLDKHCGVLDPDRKKVCTRLLTCNIHSIHQRRKVVGRSKNFDQLVVELKTKVREKGTPLLEGGSSSGRSPSPEPPREQAGTPHCRRPLASLPAFSRSTCVSECTPEEEKQRQDDGTLRAPSPLIHGRISSDESEAEGSEEPLEFSSSAAHPRPLALCTFGSHVLGHGIYTFDRRLHHLRSALSSMLEQHISAHLWKKIPQVTDLQAQLPLAKTITSSSPSSLGTTFSSSLHSKARTGSHISSSLKTASSCSSSSSRGPGRPQTSVQSENSGGGASSIGSGHLASLGKPVAIRRVGSGRLKNPVGRPSKQMLKLREEAAAAAALRKRKAPSQEGEHSGPDRNCIILQDRGRPPSATSSSSSSSSSKTPIPSPLPHGQTNGTLSPSSKPRPQPSPSESHSPAAKAVWTYKRTHPPLGHTSPDLSSTTNNSHSRAGVGDSGLHGQGRGRSFEHQGLVKKRKGGSMEEHSPSSKTSAHRLPSSSSSSSATTSSPRSNFYPWKDNKGGGLAGGVEKKLGTQKIFSNIFWKNLDVVRCRSNLCLTFSQHCSQNCTIKCACLTSHYEGASSAASEATGLKCVRARVCLSFVYRAYVKM
- the atxn7l2a gene encoding ataxin-7-like protein 2a isoform X3, whose product is MMASRERAVKVMAALDRRVPSLDDFVGQSWTAWAEWAGVTAADGPDEEDCSKNGKKAAEAMSLSKEDMSIFGLYPGHDDFYLVVCSHCGQVVKPQAFEKHCERRHGPLAKLYARLRSPTPAPQPQQRPHHGHSPSHGTNSASTSSWEGRGQGVGQLRVTPPSPSTPPQYRHSKNSKDGTRHSPLEKSSSYSSHTESSVFKQPPPLEPQMSSPPPSLRDPPWPHGSTQTARPSLSDRSPTQSQRKDSSLASAVPGHRIPRPYNKVASKRECDLDKHCGVLDPDRKKVCTRLLTCNIHSIHQRRKVVGRSKNFDQLVVELKTKVREKGTPLLEGGSSSGRSPSPEPPREQAGTPHCRRPLASLPAFSRSTCVSECTPEEEKQRQDDGTLRAPSPLIHGRISSDESEAEGSEEPLEFSSSAAHPRPLALCTFGSHVLGHGIYTFDRRLHHLRSALSSMLEQHISAHLWKKIPQVTDLQAQLPLAKTITSSSPSSLGTTFSSSLHSKARTGSHISSSLKTASSCSSSSSRGPGRPQTSVQSENSGGGASSIGSGHLASLGKPVAIRRVGSGRLKNPVGRPSKQMLKLREEAAAAAALRKRKAPSQEGEHSGPDRNCIILQDRGRPPSATSSSSSSSSSKTPIPSPLPHGQTNGTLSPSSKPRPQPSPSESHSPAAKAVWTYKRTHPPLGHTSPDLSSTTNNSHSRAGVGDSGLHGQGRGRSFEHQGLVKKRKGGSMEEHSPSSKTSAHRLPSSSSSSSATTSSPRSNFYPWKDNKGGGLAGGVEKKLGTQKPKLHH